Proteins encoded by one window of Porphyrobacter sp. YT40:
- a CDS encoding DUF3147 family protein yields MLYLLLKAGISAVIIVAVSEIAKRSPGFGALIASLPLVSVLGMIWLWRDTHDRARMAAHAGATFWYVLPSLPMFLLIAAMLNRGAPFWLALASGCLLTVALYLAMTWVGPRFGLQL; encoded by the coding sequence ATGCTCTACCTGCTTCTCAAGGCCGGCATATCGGCCGTCATCATCGTCGCCGTGTCGGAGATCGCCAAGCGCAGCCCCGGTTTCGGCGCGCTGATCGCCTCGCTCCCGCTCGTCTCGGTGCTGGGCATGATCTGGCTCTGGCGCGACACGCACGATCGGGCGCGCATGGCGGCCCATGCCGGCGCGACCTTCTGGTACGTGCTGCCGTCCTTGCCGATGTTCCTACTCATTGCGGCGATGCTCAACCGCGGCGCGCCGTTCTGGCTGGCGCTCGCCTCGGGGTGTCTCCTCACGGTTGCGCTCTACCTCGCGATGACGTGGGTGGGGCCGCGCTTCGGGCTCCAGCTCTAA
- the dmeF gene encoding CDF family Co(II)/Ni(II) efflux transporter DmeF translates to MPTASEIDRFAHDHVFLGSSHDENARRTLWVVALTAVMMVGEIIAGYLTGSMALLADGFHMATHAGALSVAAAAYAYAKRHARNPAYSFGTGKVGDLAGFASAMVLGLIALGIGVESVLRLFQPITVAFGEATIIAVVGLGVNIASAFLLSSGHHHHGHGPGHDHHHGHDHAHAHGSHGGDNNLRSAYVHVLADALTSVLAIAALLAGRYLGWVWMDPVMGIVGAVVIARWSWSLMRDTAAVLLDRTDAHVADEVRELVEAPGDARVTDLHVWKVGPEAHAAIVSVAGVRNGELVRQRLAPVHELAHLTVEVR, encoded by the coding sequence ATGCCTACCGCTTCCGAAATCGACCGCTTTGCCCACGATCACGTTTTCCTGGGCAGCTCGCACGACGAGAACGCCCGCCGAACCCTGTGGGTGGTCGCACTCACAGCCGTGATGATGGTCGGCGAAATCATCGCCGGATACCTGACCGGCTCGATGGCGCTGCTCGCGGACGGGTTCCACATGGCGACGCACGCCGGCGCGCTCTCGGTCGCTGCGGCGGCTTATGCGTATGCCAAGCGTCACGCGCGCAACCCGGCCTATAGCTTCGGCACCGGCAAGGTTGGCGACCTCGCCGGTTTCGCCTCGGCCATGGTGCTCGGCCTGATCGCGCTCGGGATCGGGGTGGAATCGGTGCTGCGCCTGTTTCAGCCCATCACGGTCGCATTCGGGGAGGCCACGATCATTGCCGTCGTCGGCCTAGGTGTGAACATCGCCAGCGCCTTTCTGCTCTCGAGCGGTCACCACCATCACGGGCACGGGCCCGGGCACGATCATCACCACGGGCACGATCATGCGCACGCCCACGGCTCTCACGGCGGCGACAACAACCTCCGCTCTGCCTATGTTCATGTCCTCGCCGACGCGCTCACCTCGGTCCTCGCCATCGCGGCGCTGCTCGCCGGCCGGTATCTCGGCTGGGTCTGGATGGACCCGGTCATGGGGATCGTCGGCGCGGTCGTCATCGCCCGCTGGTCATGGAGCCTGATGCGCGACACGGCCGCCGTCCTGCTCGATCGCACCGACGCGCATGTCGCCGACGAGGTGCGCGAGCTGGTCGAAGCTCCCGGCGACGCCCGAGTGACCGACCTGCACGTCTGGAAGGTCGGACCGGAAGCGCACGCGGCGATCGTCAGCGTCGCCGGCGTTCGGAATGGCGAGCTGGTCCGCCAGCGGCTCGCGCCGGTTCACGAGCTGGCGCACCTCACGGTCGAGGTGCGCTGA
- a CDS encoding metal/formaldehyde-sensitive transcriptional repressor has protein sequence MAHLSGSNADLIARVRRIAGQVGAVERGLTSGDSCATVLHLVAAVRGAVNGLMDEIIAEHLEAHVARSGLTDEERAHGADELLAVIRRYAK, from the coding sequence ATGGCTCATCTCTCCGGTTCCAACGCCGACCTGATCGCACGCGTGCGTCGTATCGCCGGCCAAGTCGGGGCCGTCGAACGCGGCCTCACGTCAGGCGACTCCTGCGCGACGGTTCTGCACTTGGTCGCGGCCGTCCGCGGCGCGGTGAACGGGCTGATGGACGAAATTATCGCCGAACACCTGGAAGCGCACGTTGCTCGGTCGGGGCTGACGGACGAGGAGCGCGCCCACGGAGCCGACGAGCTGCTGGCGGTGATCCGCCGTTACGCCAAGTAG
- a CDS encoding transposase: MMGRQVAQGALFYGFRLDEHVPADHLLRRIDGLLDFGFVREALASSYSASGRPSIDPELMLRMLLVGYLFGIRSERRLCEEVHLNLAYRWFCRLDLADRVPDHSTFSKNRHGRFRTCDLHRLLFEQVVARCAAAGLVTGRDLAVDGSTIMADASREKKLKGADAADELRARESISRPVAEYLAALDAALPPDPDEPAPVDSTSISPTDPQAALTCKHGPARYAYAINPLLDLDTDCILDVEATPARFAAEVAATRTLVSRAGTRLGIEPASLSADKAYGSGPLLGWLIDRNITPYISVIDRTRQRDAFFTRDAFRYDREADAYRCPADKLLGYCGTRRASQVRVYRSHVADCAGCELKPRCTVSRKRSVTRLVSEDARDTVRALAGTDAYVHARRRRQRIERVFGHLKRNLGLRTLKLRGLSGAAEEFTMAAAAYNLQLLARQAAPA; the protein is encoded by the coding sequence ATGATGGGTCGGCAGGTGGCACAAGGCGCACTGTTTTACGGCTTCCGGCTGGATGAGCATGTGCCCGCCGACCACCTGCTCCGACGTATCGACGGGCTGCTCGACTTCGGCTTCGTGCGCGAGGCGCTGGCGTCGAGCTACAGCGCGAGCGGGCGACCGTCGATCGACCCGGAGTTAATGCTCAGGATGCTGCTGGTTGGCTACCTGTTCGGCATCCGCTCGGAACGCCGCCTGTGCGAGGAGGTGCACCTCAACCTCGCCTATCGTTGGTTCTGCCGGCTCGATCTGGCCGACCGGGTGCCCGACCATTCCACCTTCTCCAAGAACCGGCACGGCCGCTTCCGCACCTGCGACCTGCATCGTCTGCTGTTCGAGCAGGTAGTCGCGCGGTGCGCCGCGGCCGGGCTGGTAACGGGGCGCGACTTGGCGGTGGACGGCAGCACGATCATGGCCGACGCCAGCCGTGAGAAGAAGCTGAAGGGGGCCGATGCTGCGGACGAGCTTCGTGCCAGGGAAAGCATATCGCGACCCGTCGCCGAATATCTGGCGGCGCTCGATGCCGCCTTGCCGCCGGACCCCGACGAACCGGCGCCCGTCGATTCGACCAGCATCTCGCCGACCGATCCGCAGGCGGCGCTCACCTGCAAGCACGGACCGGCGCGCTACGCATACGCCATCAACCCCCTGCTTGACCTCGACACCGACTGCATCCTCGACGTGGAGGCCACGCCCGCCCGCTTCGCAGCCGAGGTGGCGGCGACCCGGACTCTGGTGTCGCGCGCCGGCACCAGGCTGGGCATCGAACCCGCCAGTCTCTCGGCCGACAAGGCGTATGGTAGCGGTCCGCTGCTTGGCTGGTTGATCGACCGGAACATCACGCCATACATCTCGGTCATCGACCGGACCCGCCAGCGGGACGCCTTCTTCACCCGGGATGCCTTCCGCTACGACCGGGAAGCGGATGCCTACCGCTGTCCGGCGGACAAGCTGCTCGGCTATTGCGGCACCAGACGCGCCAGCCAGGTTCGCGTATACCGAAGCCATGTCGCCGATTGTGCTGGCTGCGAACTGAAGCCCCGATGCACCGTCAGCCGTAAACGCAGCGTCACCCGCCTCGTCAGCGAGGATGCCCGCGATACCGTCCGCGCCCTTGCTGGCACCGACGCCTATGTGCACGCGCGGCGTCGAAGACAGCGGATTGAGCGCGTGTTCGGCCACCTGAAACGCAACCTGGGGCTGCGAACGCTCAAGCTGCGAGGCCTGTCAGGAGCCGCCGAGGAGTTCACCATGGCCGCCGCGGCATACAACCTTCAGCTGCTCGCCCGGCAGGCCGCGCCGGCCTGA
- a CDS encoding DsrE family protein → MSSAGSAGVAAQQPVIAGYGKITPIEGALERPDRSLRYRVLFSVTKAASSPDKVNPSLEKVARFLNLLGADGVRPAQGDVVVIVHGPATPIISEDGEYATKTGAAKNPNLALIAALKRAGVSVRVCSQALVGNGIAPVTVDKAVEVDVSALTTMATLQIRGWALIPD, encoded by the coding sequence ATGAGCAGTGCCGGGTCAGCAGGCGTCGCCGCTCAGCAACCCGTGATTGCCGGATATGGCAAGATCACGCCGATCGAAGGCGCCTTGGAGCGGCCGGATCGCTCCCTGCGCTATCGCGTACTGTTCAGCGTGACGAAGGCGGCGTCATCTCCCGACAAGGTCAATCCTTCGCTGGAGAAGGTCGCACGCTTCCTGAACCTGCTCGGGGCGGACGGCGTGCGGCCAGCACAGGGAGATGTGGTCGTGATCGTCCACGGCCCGGCGACGCCGATTATTTCCGAAGATGGGGAATATGCGACAAAAACCGGTGCTGCGAAGAATCCCAATCTTGCCCTGATAGCGGCGCTGAAACGAGCAGGCGTGTCCGTTCGGGTGTGCAGCCAGGCTTTAGTCGGGAATGGGATCGCTCCGGTTACGGTCGATAAGGCTGTCGAAGTCGACGTCTCGGCTCTCACCACAATGGCGACGTTGCAGATACGTGGTTGGGCGCTGATCCCTGACTGA
- a CDS encoding metalloregulator ArsR/SmtB family transcription factor — protein MTAIHQSRAIADTAVEKLRVFAQPQRLMILSYLLGGERQVADIEAATGVTQPALSQQLAELRRAELVKTRREAKQVYYRLADEAAALCVRTLEAMFGADDTAVEEAAPAPRPARARGASVTARPQNMGAAMFARVG, from the coding sequence ATGACGGCGATCCATCAATCCCGCGCGATCGCGGACACGGCGGTTGAGAAGCTGCGGGTGTTCGCTCAGCCCCAGCGTCTCATGATCCTGTCCTATCTGCTCGGCGGTGAGCGTCAGGTTGCGGACATAGAGGCTGCTACCGGCGTGACCCAACCGGCCCTCAGCCAGCAGCTTGCCGAGCTGCGCCGCGCCGAGCTGGTGAAGACGAGACGTGAAGCCAAGCAGGTCTACTACCGTCTTGCCGATGAGGCCGCTGCACTGTGCGTGCGCACGCTGGAAGCGATGTTCGGCGCCGACGATACAGCCGTGGAGGAAGCAGCGCCCGCTCCCCGTCCGGCGCGAGCGCGCGGGGCGTCGGTTACAGCGCGGCCGCAAAACATGGGCGCGGCCATGTTTGCAAGGGTCGGATAA
- a CDS encoding peroxiredoxin translates to METMDADAPRSLRIGDVAPNFTARTTQGEMTLDQYRGRWVVFFSHPADFTPVCTSEFVALTKAAPQFEELDCALLGLSVDSLYSHVAWLRAIKDVFGVEVPFPVVEDPSMAVGYAYGMLDEQAGDASAVRATYFIDPEGIIRALNWYPMNVGRSVDEMLRTVRALQRSADGQAYMPADWQPGDDVLLPPALPGNAGADWFHQLKADR, encoded by the coding sequence ATGGAAACGATGGATGCAGACGCACCGCGCTCGTTGCGTATCGGGGACGTTGCCCCGAATTTTACCGCCCGCACGACGCAGGGCGAAATGACGCTCGATCAGTATCGTGGTCGCTGGGTCGTGTTCTTCTCGCACCCGGCTGATTTTACGCCGGTCTGCACCAGCGAGTTTGTAGCCCTGACCAAGGCCGCACCGCAATTCGAGGAGCTGGACTGCGCCTTGCTCGGGCTGTCGGTCGACAGCCTGTATTCGCATGTCGCCTGGTTGCGTGCGATCAAGGATGTCTTCGGCGTAGAGGTGCCGTTTCCGGTCGTGGAAGATCCGTCGATGGCCGTGGGTTACGCCTATGGCATGCTCGACGAACAGGCCGGCGATGCTTCAGCCGTGCGTGCGACCTACTTCATCGATCCCGAGGGCATTATCCGTGCGCTCAACTGGTATCCCATGAACGTCGGGCGATCGGTCGACGAGATGCTCCGCACGGTGAGGGCGCTGCAGCGATCGGCCGATGGGCAAGCCTACATGCCGGCCGATTGGCAGCCGGGTGACGATGTTCTGCTGCCGCCTGCCCTGCCGGGCAACGCCGGTGCAGACTGGTTTCATCAGTTGAAGGCCGATCGATGA
- a CDS encoding MBL fold metallo-hydrolase, which produces MSEAVAQIERAKAAGAPVVHSFSDEPTNTATYVVWDPATRKAAVVDSVLDFDAAAGRTKTASADVVIAYVREHGLSVDWLLETHAHADHLSAAPYLQKALGGQLAIGREIIRVQNVFGKIFNAGTDFERDGSEFDRLFDDGDRFAIGDIEAIALHVPGHTPADMAYVIGDAVFTGDTLFMPDYGTARADFPGGDARQLFRSIRRLMQLPDETRLFLCHDYKAAGRDQYVWETTVGAQRVGNVHVHEGVDEDDFVAMRTRRDATLSMPKLILPSVQVNMRGGHLPEPEANGTRYLKIPLDAL; this is translated from the coding sequence TTGAGCGAGGCAGTTGCGCAGATTGAACGTGCGAAGGCGGCAGGAGCGCCGGTCGTTCATTCCTTCTCTGATGAGCCGACCAACACCGCGACCTACGTCGTCTGGGACCCTGCCACGCGGAAGGCCGCGGTCGTCGACAGTGTGCTGGATTTTGACGCTGCGGCCGGTCGCACCAAGACGGCGTCGGCGGATGTGGTAATCGCTTATGTGCGGGAGCACGGCCTTTCGGTCGACTGGCTGCTTGAGACCCATGCTCATGCCGATCACCTGTCTGCGGCGCCCTATCTGCAGAAGGCGCTGGGTGGTCAGCTCGCGATCGGCCGCGAGATCATTCGCGTACAGAACGTCTTCGGCAAGATTTTCAACGCCGGCACCGACTTCGAACGCGACGGCTCCGAGTTCGACCGCCTGTTCGACGATGGCGATCGTTTCGCGATCGGCGACATCGAGGCCATCGCGCTGCATGTGCCGGGGCACACCCCCGCCGACATGGCCTATGTCATCGGCGACGCGGTCTTCACCGGCGATACCCTTTTCATGCCGGATTACGGCACAGCACGCGCGGACTTCCCCGGTGGTGATGCGCGCCAGCTATTCCGCTCGATCCGCCGACTGATGCAGTTGCCTGACGAGACGCGGCTGTTCCTGTGTCACGACTACAAGGCTGCGGGTCGCGACCAGTATGTCTGGGAGACGACCGTGGGCGCGCAGCGCGTCGGCAACGTCCATGTCCACGAAGGCGTGGACGAAGACGACTTCGTCGCGATGCGCACCCGTCGCGATGCCACCCTGTCGATGCCCAAGCTCATCCTGCCCTCAGTTCAGGTGAATATGCGCGGCGGCCATCTGCCGGAGCCGGAAGCCAACGGCACCCGCTACCTCAAGATCCCACTGGATGCGCTGTGA
- a CDS encoding YeeE/YedE family protein yields the protein MPGFPHAMPLAGFIGGLMIGVAAAIMLLGNGRIAGVSGMFARVLGLSQGGAPWMMALLFTVGLPLGAALVAANRDVEARFPTSLGLIAVAGLIVGIGTRLGAGCTSGHGVCGLSRLSPRSIVATGTFMATGIATVTLMRLAGVVA from the coding sequence ATGCCCGGATTTCCCCATGCCATGCCGCTCGCCGGCTTTATCGGTGGGCTGATGATCGGTGTCGCTGCGGCGATCATGTTACTGGGCAACGGCCGCATCGCCGGGGTCAGTGGCATGTTCGCCCGTGTCCTCGGCCTTTCCCAAGGAGGCGCGCCCTGGATGATGGCACTCCTGTTTACAGTGGGGCTGCCCCTGGGTGCAGCCCTTGTTGCGGCCAATCGGGATGTGGAAGCCCGCTTCCCGACGTCGCTCGGGCTGATCGCCGTCGCCGGGCTGATCGTCGGGATTGGTACGCGGCTCGGCGCAGGGTGCACCAGCGGTCACGGCGTCTGCGGCCTGTCGCGCCTGTCGCCGCGGTCTATCGTCGCGACGGGTACGTTCATGGCGACCGGTATCGCCACCGTGACCCTCATGCGCCTGGCGGGAGTGGTAGCGTGA
- a CDS encoding DUF6691 family protein, with the protein MRQGILSLVSGTLFGAGLAVSGMIDPARVRAFLDVTGAWDPTLAFVMAGAILPMAIAWLVVRGRSTPIVAEQFYTPATSPIDARLIAGAALFGIGWGLVGLCPGPAIAALAIQPAPALLFIAAMALGAAIHRFALIPRRSA; encoded by the coding sequence ATGCGGCAAGGCATCCTTTCGCTTGTCAGCGGCACGCTGTTCGGCGCTGGCCTCGCCGTTTCCGGCATGATCGATCCTGCCCGGGTACGTGCGTTTCTCGACGTCACCGGAGCCTGGGATCCGACCCTCGCCTTCGTCATGGCGGGAGCGATCCTGCCGATGGCGATAGCCTGGCTCGTCGTGCGTGGGCGCTCCACGCCGATCGTCGCGGAGCAGTTCTATACGCCCGCCACGTCGCCGATCGACGCGCGCCTCATCGCTGGCGCCGCCTTGTTCGGCATAGGCTGGGGCCTTGTCGGCTTGTGCCCAGGCCCCGCCATCGCCGCACTCGCGATCCAGCCTGCCCCCGCGCTGCTCTTCATCGCTGCGATGGCGCTCGGCGCAGCCATCCACCGCTTCGCACTCATCCCACGCCGTTCGGCATGA
- a CDS encoding TIGR01244 family sulfur transferase: protein MAFKRITPSFSAAPQLTRDDVAAAAQAGFRSIVSSRLDGEEQGQPSAHEMARIAEEHGLAFAHVPIVPGKATDADADRMKEALTALPGPTLGFCRSGMRAATLWALAEADHADPETIIGQAKAAGYDLADLKPALARRSEGAGK from the coding sequence ATGGCCTTCAAGAGGATCACACCGTCCTTCTCGGCTGCTCCCCAGCTCACCCGGGATGATGTCGCTGCCGCCGCACAGGCGGGGTTTCGCTCGATCGTTTCGAGCCGGCTCGATGGCGAGGAGCAGGGACAGCCGAGCGCACACGAGATGGCCCGGATCGCCGAAGAACACGGCCTTGCGTTCGCCCATGTCCCGATCGTGCCGGGCAAGGCGACCGATGCCGATGCGGACCGGATGAAGGAAGCGCTGACTGCGCTGCCGGGACCGACGCTCGGCTTCTGCCGAAGCGGCATGCGGGCGGCTACCCTTTGGGCATTGGCGGAGGCGGATCATGCCGATCCAGAAACGATCATCGGTCAGGCCAAGGCAGCCGGGTACGATCTCGCCGATCTGAAGCCGGCGCTGGCCCGTCGTTCCGAAGGGGCCGGCAAATGA
- a CDS encoding FAD/NAD(P)-binding oxidoreductase encodes MTYDIVIIGGGAAGIATAASILKRNAKVSIAVVDAARDHYYQPGWTMVGAGVFTSEQTRKAEADVMPKGVEWIRLPAITIDPERQAITLGDGDTIAYRVLIVAPGLRLAWDKIAGLPEALGRNGVTSNYRYDLAPYTYRLVQELQRGRALFSQPPMPIKCAGAPQKAMYLSCDIWRDHGVLPAIDVEFHNAGAALFGVATYVPALMEYVEKYGIDLRLESNLVAVDADRRIATFERKRDGVSERVEREFDMLHVVPPQVSHDVVAKSPLAAANGFVEVDEATLRHKRYDNVFGLGDAAGTSNAKTAAAARKQAPVVAVNALAALDGKPPIVDYDGYGSCPLTVERGKIVLAEFGYGGKLLPSFPSWLLNGTRPTRAAWFLKERMLPPIYWQAMLKGHEWMAAPHEIGKAA; translated from the coding sequence ATGACCTACGACATCGTCATCATCGGAGGCGGAGCCGCGGGCATCGCAACAGCCGCCAGCATCCTGAAGCGCAACGCCAAGGTGTCAATCGCTGTCGTCGATGCGGCCCGGGACCATTATTATCAGCCGGGTTGGACGATGGTCGGGGCGGGCGTCTTCACGTCCGAGCAGACCCGCAAGGCCGAAGCCGATGTCATGCCCAAGGGCGTTGAATGGATCCGGCTGCCTGCGATCACCATCGACCCCGAGCGTCAGGCGATCACCCTGGGAGACGGGGATACGATCGCCTACCGTGTCCTGATCGTCGCTCCCGGCCTGCGTTTGGCGTGGGATAAGATCGCGGGGCTTCCCGAGGCGTTGGGCCGCAACGGCGTCACGTCCAATTACCGCTACGATCTGGCACCTTACACCTACCGGCTTGTCCAGGAATTGCAGCGGGGACGCGCGCTGTTCTCGCAACCGCCGATGCCGATCAAGTGCGCCGGCGCGCCTCAAAAGGCGATGTACCTGTCCTGCGACATCTGGCGCGATCACGGTGTGCTCCCCGCGATCGACGTCGAATTTCACAACGCCGGTGCGGCGCTATTCGGCGTCGCGACCTACGTCCCTGCGCTGATGGAATATGTCGAGAAGTATGGGATCGACCTTAGGCTCGAATCCAACCTCGTCGCGGTCGACGCCGATCGGCGTATTGCCACCTTCGAGCGCAAGCGGGACGGCGTCAGCGAGCGGGTCGAACGCGAGTTCGACATGCTCCATGTCGTGCCGCCTCAGGTTTCGCATGATGTCGTCGCCAAAAGTCCGCTCGCGGCGGCAAACGGCTTCGTTGAGGTCGATGAAGCGACGCTGCGCCATAAGCGGTACGACAATGTTTTCGGCCTGGGTGATGCCGCTGGCACCAGTAATGCGAAGACGGCTGCGGCAGCCCGCAAGCAGGCACCCGTGGTGGCGGTCAACGCGCTCGCCGCACTCGATGGCAAGCCACCTATTGTCGACTATGACGGCTATGGATCGTGCCCGCTCACGGTCGAGCGTGGCAAGATCGTCCTCGCCGAGTTCGGCTATGGTGGGAAACTGCTACCCAGCTTTCCGTCGTGGCTCCTGAACGGCACGCGCCCGACGCGAGCTGCCTGGTTCCTGAAGGAGCGGATGCTGCCCCCGATCTATTGGCAGGCCATGCTGAAAGGCCATGAGTGGATGGCGGCCCCGCATGAGATCGGCAAAGCGGCATGA
- a CDS encoding sulfite exporter TauE/SafE family protein has translation MTLEPLQYLLGALSGSLVGFTLGLVGGGGSILAVPLMVYLVRVPNAHLAIGTSAFAVAANAATGLIGHAKAHNVKWRCGGMYATAGVIGALFGSTAGKAVDGGKLLFLFALVMVVVGVLMLRGRGDTGSPGAECNREKAPKVLGYGLGTGLFSGFFGIGGGFLIVPGLIGSTGMPILNAVGTSLIAVTAFGLTTAANYAFSGLVDWPLAFVFIAGGVVGGLIGTRIAKRLGSGGTLTTVFAVLIFVVATYMLWKSAAAFL, from the coding sequence ATGACCCTCGAACCGCTCCAGTATCTGTTGGGCGCGCTGTCCGGCAGCCTGGTGGGCTTTACCCTCGGGCTTGTCGGCGGGGGCGGCTCGATCCTCGCCGTGCCGCTCATGGTCTATCTGGTGCGCGTGCCCAACGCCCACCTCGCCATCGGCACGAGCGCGTTCGCGGTGGCCGCTAACGCTGCAACCGGCCTGATCGGTCATGCCAAGGCGCATAACGTCAAATGGCGCTGTGGCGGCATGTATGCGACCGCCGGCGTCATCGGCGCCCTGTTCGGCTCCACCGCGGGCAAGGCCGTCGATGGCGGCAAGCTCCTGTTCCTGTTCGCGCTGGTCATGGTCGTCGTCGGCGTCCTGATGCTGCGCGGGCGCGGTGACACGGGCAGCCCGGGGGCGGAGTGCAACCGGGAAAAGGCGCCGAAGGTGCTGGGCTACGGCCTTGGCACCGGTCTGTTCTCGGGCTTCTTCGGCATCGGCGGGGGCTTTCTGATCGTCCCCGGCCTGATCGGGTCGACGGGCATGCCGATTTTGAACGCTGTCGGCACGTCCTTGATCGCCGTCACCGCGTTCGGGCTGACGACGGCCGCCAACTACGCGTTTTCCGGTCTGGTAGACTGGCCGCTCGCTTTCGTGTTCATCGCCGGTGGGGTTGTCGGCGGCCTGATCGGCACGCGCATCGCGAAGCGCCTCGGCTCGGGCGGCACGCTCACCACGGTCTTCGCCGTCCTGATCTTCGTGGTGGCGACCTACATGCTCTGGAAAAGCGCGGCCGCGTTTCTTTGA
- a CDS encoding TlpA family protein disulfide reductase, translating into MLAVDRGLAVLCIVVFLGLTTLAGRLHIPRVSTVSTSAIVAGLVTARIGYVAAHWSSYVDAPLSILAMWQGGFSPLAGLLGAAAMLAIRLGRSSALAAGWGALAVAGGLWFLLQALIPPVTYGPFPYHLNLTTLSGAPLPLDRFRGQPFVVNLWATWCGPCRRELPMLDAVASRPGEVPILLADQGEAQAIVSGFLGRENIGARHVALDTDRGLSQALKVAGYPATAFVAGDGTIVQLQLGELSRAALVDGIELARKHR; encoded by the coding sequence ATGCTGGCCGTCGATCGCGGGCTTGCCGTGCTGTGTATCGTCGTGTTCCTTGGTCTAACGACGCTGGCCGGTCGGCTTCACATCCCTCGCGTGTCGACGGTCTCCACCAGCGCCATCGTCGCTGGACTGGTTACGGCGCGGATCGGTTACGTTGCAGCGCATTGGTCGAGCTACGTCGACGCTCCGCTGTCCATCCTTGCCATGTGGCAGGGCGGCTTTTCCCCCCTTGCAGGGCTTCTCGGCGCAGCGGCGATGCTGGCGATCCGGCTTGGTCGCTCAAGCGCGCTGGCGGCAGGCTGGGGAGCGTTGGCTGTTGCGGGTGGCCTCTGGTTCTTGCTTCAGGCGCTGATCCCTCCCGTGACCTACGGCCCGTTCCCCTATCATCTCAACCTGACGACCCTGTCCGGCGCGCCGCTTCCACTCGATCGTTTCCGTGGCCAGCCGTTCGTAGTCAACCTGTGGGCGACATGGTGCGGCCCGTGCCGGCGTGAGCTGCCGATGCTCGATGCGGTTGCATCGCGCCCTGGCGAGGTCCCGATCCTTCTTGCCGATCAGGGCGAGGCGCAAGCGATCGTCAGCGGTTTTCTCGGCCGTGAAAATATCGGAGCGCGCCATGTCGCGCTCGACACCGATCGTGGCCTTTCCCAAGCCCTGAAGGTGGCGGGGTATCCCGCAACGGCCTTCGTCGCGGGCGACGGCACAATCGTACAGCTCCAGCTCGGTGAATTGTCACGCGCCGCCCTCGTCGATGGAATCGAATTAGCAAGGAAACACCGATGA
- a CDS encoding DsbA family protein, whose translation MNRRNLLSGGLLAALAFAAPISPVIAQQPDLSRKAVVDDPVAPKRAGKTYDVTVVEFFDYNCPYCRRMEPVLNALLRSDPRVRVVYRDWPIFGPASREASRAAVASQWQGRHAAFHEALMTSPARLDSAGVKAAAAKARVDWPRLQRDLKSRGAEIDALLTRTDGIAQAIGFNGTPALIVGSQVVAGAVDLPTLRRLVAEARKKSAAR comes from the coding sequence ATGAACCGTCGCAACCTGTTGTCGGGGGGCCTCCTGGCTGCGCTTGCCTTCGCCGCGCCGATCTCCCCGGTTATCGCGCAGCAGCCCGATCTGTCGCGCAAGGCCGTCGTCGACGATCCCGTGGCACCCAAGCGCGCCGGCAAGACCTATGACGTCACGGTGGTCGAGTTCTTCGACTACAACTGCCCCTATTGCCGTCGCATGGAGCCGGTGCTGAACGCCCTGCTTCGCTCTGACCCGAGGGTACGGGTCGTGTACCGGGATTGGCCGATCTTCGGACCTGCTTCACGTGAGGCGTCGCGCGCAGCCGTCGCGAGCCAATGGCAGGGCAGGCATGCCGCCTTTCACGAGGCGCTGATGACCTCGCCGGCGCGGCTCGACAGCGCGGGCGTCAAGGCAGCGGCTGCCAAAGCCAGGGTCGACTGGCCCCGTCTGCAACGGGATCTGAAATCGCGCGGCGCCGAAATCGACGCGCTGCTCACGCGCACCGATGGCATCGCCCAAGCGATCGGTTTCAACGGGACGCCGGCGCTGATCGTCGGCTCGCAGGTCGTCGCCGGTGCTGTCGATCTCCCGACGTTGCGTCGTCTCGTCGCCGAAGCGCGCAAAAAATCTGCGGCGCGCTGA